GATTCGCTCCAGGCAGTTTGTCCCCCACGCCTCGTAGGCGTGCAGCACCGCTTCGATGTCGCTGCTGCTCCGGAACACATGGCCGTGCGCGACGAGGTCGGCGCGGAGTTCCGCGTGGTTGTAGATCTCCCCGTTTCCGACCAGGTGGACCGTGCCGTCCTCGTTCGTGAACGGTTGCCCGCCGCCGGCGACGTCGATGATTGACAGGCGGCGCATGCCGAGCCCGGCCCCCGGCAACGCGACCTGACCGGCGTCGTCCGGCCCGCGGTGGCGCAGTGTCGCGACCATCGCGGCCAGGCGGTCCGCCGGCGTGGGGCGTTCCGGGTCGCGGGCGACGATGCCGGCAATGCCGCACATGGAGTGGTGGCAGAGGAGGAAGGGGTTCGGAGGAAGAGGCTACAATGAATTCAGATTTCCCCGCCAACCGATGCTGACCGCCGCGACGATGGACGACGACTCGACGGTGGGGCTCCGCCGCATCTTCTTCGCGATCCTGCTTGTCGTCGTTCCTGGGCTGTCGGGTTGCACGGCCCCGACAGAAGAAGTCGCGGCGCCCGAGCCCTCGGCGGTGGAGACCATGGCGATGGAGGCGCCGGCGGGGGAGCCGGCGGTGACGGAAGCGCCTGACGCCGAATCCGTGGAGAGTCGATCCGCGCCGCCTGCCGGGGCGCAGCCCCCTCGCGATACGCTGCACCTGCGGGTCGCCTGGACGCGCGACGTGGGTGACGGCACCGACTTCGTCAGCCTCGGCGACCGTCTGCGGCTGATGACGTACGACTCGCTCGACGGCATCGGCGAGCGGTCGCTGCTTCCCGAAACGGCCAGTTTCGCGAAACCGCTCATCGCGCCGTCGGGCGACTCGGTTGTGTTCACGATGCGGCGCCAGGGCGTCGTTTACGCCATCAACTGGGATGGCTCCGGCCTGCGGCGGGTCGCCGAGGGATTCGGTCTCGACGTCTGGTCCGATCCGACCGACGGTGTCGAATGGGCCTACGTCGGCGTCGACGAGCGGCCGACGGATCCTCCGTCGTATCCCGCCATTCGCCGCTATCGCCTGGATGATCCGTCGGTCAGTGAGACGGTCTGGGATGCGCAGCCGGTCTCCGGTGACAGCTTCCAGTTGTCGGCAGACGGACGGACTGCGGCGGCGCTCCTGCCCTGGCCGTCGGCGGGCGTGATCGATTTTGCGGCGGGTACGTGGCGGGAGCTGGGCGAGGGTTGCTGGACGGCCTTTTCTCCCGGCCGGACGCCACTCTGCTGGTTCTTCGACGGCGCCCACCGCAACGTGACGGTGGTCAACCTCGACGGCGAGGAGCGCTGGACGATCCCGATGAATGACGACCCTCGTTTCGGCGGCTACGAGGTGTACCACCCGCGCTGGACCAACGATCCGCGCGCGATCGTGCTGACCGGCCCGTATTCGGTCGGGACGCGCGTCAACAAGATCCGGGCCGGCGGCCGCCAGGTGGAGGTGCATGTCGGCATCCTGAACGAGTCCATGACGGCCGTGGAGTCCTGGCGGCAGGTGACGGAGAACGATGCCGCCGACTTCTATCCGGATGCGTGGATCGCGCCGGGTGGGTTGCCGGCCCCGCGGGGCGGCGCCGCGCCGGCGACGGTGGCCGATCGCGCGCCGGACGGCGCCGCGGCCAGCGTGGTCGTTTCGGTGCGCGTCCGCGAAGACGTTCCGCTGCCGACGCCGCAGTCGATCTCGCCCTACCGCGAGGGGTTGCTGGCCATCGAGTACGACGTGGTGGAAGTGCTCGAAGGCGACCTCGACGTGCCGGTTGTCGCGGTTGCGCACTGGGTCATTCGCGATGGGGAGACGCTGGCCGACGCGACGCGGCCGGCTGGAGAGACGTACCGCCTGAACCTCGCGCAGTACGACGCGCGGCGCGAGCTGGAAGGGAAGCGGCTGGTGATGGGCACGCGGGACCTGACCCTGCCGCTCTTCTACGATACGGAGTCGGGAGCGCCCGCACCCTGAGAGCTACCGTCATGCGCGTGCGATTGTCCGCGAGTCTCACCGCTGCGACGATTGCCGCCGCCACGGCGTGCGCGCCGGCGCCGGCCGAACTGGGCGACGTCCTTCCACGGTTCCAGGAGACGGCCCGCGCGCTGGCGGCCGGCGCCGACGCGGACGGACGGACGACGGTCTCCGGCCTCGACGGCTGGCTGTTCTTCGGACCCGAGCTCCGCCACGCCTCGGTCGGTCCCTTCTGGGGGTCGGACGCGGCCGCCGTGAGCCGCGCGCGCGACCCGGAGGCGGCCGATCCACTGGCCGCGATACTCGATTTCCGGGCCCAGTTGCGGGAACTGGGCGTGGAGTTGATCGTCATGCCGGTGCCGGCGAAGAGCGTCATCTATCCCGATCAACTGGCCGCGGAGCTGTCGGACCTGTCGTCGCCGCCACGCCTCGATCCGGACCACGTCGTGTTCTACACGCTGCTGCGCCAGCAGGGCGTGGAGGTGCTCGACCTGACGGAGCGCTTCCTCCAGGTGCGGAACCACCCGCGAGGGCCGCTTTACTGCCTTCGTGATAGCCACTGGTCGGGAGTCGGCTGCGCGGTGGCCAGCGCGCAGCTCGCCGGCGCCCTGCTGTCGCGGTCGTGGTACGGCGCGCCGCCGGGAGACGCACCGCATATTGCGGACTGGCGCCCGGTGACGATCACTGGCGATCTCGAGCGCGAGGCGACCGACGGCGTGACCGGCGAGACGCTTCAGATGCGGTCGATCAGCGTCGCGGGCGGGGCGGACGGCGCATCAGGCCCGCGGCCCGAACCGGATCCGAACAGCCCGGTCGTTCTGCTCGGCGACAGCCACAACCTGGTCTTTCACGCTGGCGATGACATGCACGCGACGGACGGCGGTCTGCCGGAACAGCTCGCCTTCGAGCTGGGCTTCCCCGTCGACGTGGTCGCCGTTCGGGGTTCCGCGTCAACTGCCGCCCGCGTGAACCTGTTGCGCCGCGCGCAGGCCGATCCCACCTACTGGGAGCGGAAGCGAATGGTGATCTGGGTCTTTTCGGTGCGCGAGTTCACGGAGGGAGACGGCTGGCCGCTCATTCCGATTCGGCCGGATCCTCCCGGCGATTCCGGATAACCCGCGCCGGCACGCCGGCCGCGATTGCGTACGGGGCAATCGTCCCGCGCACCACCGCGCCAGCGCCGATGATGGCATCACGCCCAACCCTCGCGCCGTCCGAGATGACGACGTGCGCGCCTAGCCAGACGTTGTCGTCCACATCGATTCCCTGCGCGATCCGGGCTTGCTGCAGCACCGGAATGTCGGTCCGATCGTGGGCGTGGTCGCCACCTACCAGGTACGTATACGCGGCGACCAGCGCGTGCCGGCCAAGACGCACGCGGCCCCCGGAGAAGATCTCGCAGTTGAAGCCGATGTTGGCGTGATCGTCGATGACGATGTCACCGTTCTTGCAGCTCAGAATCGTGCCGCGGCCGATGAAGACCCCGCTGCCGATGTCGATGCCGCGGTTGTTCGTGCCCTTCGCGTCGAGACAGCAGTTGTCGTCGATCACGACGTCGTCGCCAATCCGGATCTTGTGCGGGTGCCGCAGGACCACGTTGACGCCGAAGGTCACGTTGCGCCCCACGCGCCCGAGCAGCAACGGATACAGCTTCGACCGGAGCAGCAGTCCGAGGGCTCCCGGCAGCGCGCTGATCGCAGTGACGATCAGCTCGTACTTCACCAGCGCCCAGAGCCCGGGTCGCCCGACGACCAACGCCGCGTACCGCGCCGCTTTCGATCGCCCGGGCTCGAACAGCTCCTCCTGAATGTCCGTGATGCCGCCCCCCGATCCGGCGGGGGGGTCGGATTG
Above is a window of Acidobacteriota bacterium DNA encoding:
- a CDS encoding acyltransferase — its product is MTTRNQSDPPAGSGGGITDIQEELFEPGRSKAARYAALVVGRPGLWALVKYELIVTAISALPGALGLLLRSKLYPLLLGRVGRNVTFGVNVVLRHPHKIRIGDDVVIDDNCCLDAKGTNNRGIDIGSGVFIGRGTILSCKNGDIVIDDHANIGFNCEIFSGGRVRLGRHALVAAYTYLVGGDHAHDRTDIPVLQQARIAQGIDVDDNVWLGAHVVISDGARVGRDAIIGAGAVVRGTIAPYAIAAGVPARVIRNRREDPAESE